The following are encoded in a window of Candidatus Rokuibacteriota bacterium genomic DNA:
- a CDS encoding universal stress protein — MSARPAGAPRRVVVGLDGSSHASRVVAHLARWSGRGRAVVVRVVEPVRVPSLAFVPASVRAAVAGLVRADMGARVRTARREVEAAVARLRRAGWRAHGTVRVGVPLPELLRTVREERAGMLALGARGAGGAARLLLGSVADGALKRAPVPVLIVR; from the coding sequence GTGAGCGCGCGCCCCGCCGGGGCGCCCCGCCGGGTTGTCGTCGGGCTCGACGGGTCGTCCCACGCCTCCCGCGTGGTCGCCCACCTGGCGCGCTGGTCGGGCCGCGGCAGGGCGGTGGTGGTGCGAGTCGTCGAGCCCGTGAGGGTGCCCTCGCTCGCGTTCGTTCCGGCTTCCGTGCGGGCCGCCGTTGCGGGCCTGGTCCGGGCGGATATGGGCGCGCGCGTGCGTACGGCGCGGCGCGAGGTGGAAGCTGCGGTCGCGCGCCTCAGGCGTGCGGGGTGGCGCGCGCACGGAACCGTTCGTGTCGGGGTGCCGCTGCCTGAATTGCTCCGGACCGTCCGCGAGGAGCGGGCAGGGATGCTCGCCCTGGGCGCCCGTGGAGCGGGGGGCGCCGCGCGCCTCCTCCTCGGCAGCGTGGCTGACGGTGCCCTCAAGCGAGCGCCTGTCCCGGTCCTCATCGTGAGGTAA
- a CDS encoding CBS domain-containing protein produces the protein MADRSTERCGAVRDWMTKQPATVAPDSSIGAALARMRRAEVRHLLVVDADRLVGIVSHRDWRRLETGETSAGWESQAVASIMTEDPVTVAPETPVTVAARVLLERKIGCLPVRDGESIVGIFTTSDALDALLSALE, from the coding sequence ATGGCGGACCGATCGACGGAGCGCTGCGGGGCCGTGCGCGACTGGATGACGAAGCAGCCCGCCACGGTGGCGCCGGACTCCTCGATCGGCGCGGCGCTCGCGCGCATGCGCCGCGCCGAGGTGCGGCACCTCCTCGTGGTGGACGCCGACCGGCTGGTGGGCATCGTCTCGCACCGGGACTGGCGGCGGCTCGAGACCGGCGAGACGTCGGCCGGCTGGGAGAGTCAGGCCGTCGCGAGCATCATGACCGAAGACCCCGTGACGGTGGCGCCGGAGACGCCGGTGACGGTCGCCGCGCGCGTGCTGCTCGAGCGGAAGATCGGCTGCCTGCCGGTGCGCGACGGCGAGAGCATCGTCGGCATCTTCACGACCTCGGACGCGCTCGACGCGCTCCTCTCGGCGCTCGAGTAA
- a CDS encoding universal stress protein encodes MAADQAADGLARILVPTDFSEGSERAWAEARRLAARLGAELVLVHVLVETPLYSEGPFTMKRARGVFDAARAWAVKTLGEWTATAAAAGISARWVLRTGVPYKEIVGAAARERADLIVIGTHGRGGLDRALLGSVADRVIRLAPCPVVTVRDTE; translated from the coding sequence ATGGCCGCTGACCAGGCCGCCGACGGTCTCGCGCGGATCCTCGTGCCGACGGATTTTTCCGAGGGTTCCGAGCGCGCATGGGCCGAGGCGCGTCGGCTGGCTGCGCGGCTCGGCGCCGAGCTGGTGCTGGTCCACGTGCTGGTCGAGACTCCGCTCTACTCGGAGGGGCCCTTCACCATGAAGCGGGCGCGCGGCGTCTTCGATGCGGCGCGAGCGTGGGCCGTGAAGACACTCGGGGAGTGGACCGCGACCGCCGCGGCCGCGGGCATCTCCGCGCGCTGGGTCCTGCGGACCGGCGTGCCGTACAAGGAGATCGTCGGGGCGGCGGCCCGCGAGCGCGCCGATCTCATCGTGATCGGGACGCACGGGCGGGGCGGCCTCGATCGCGCGCTGCTCGGCAGCGTCGCCGACCGCGTGATCCGCCTCGCGCCGTGCCCGGTCGTGACCGTGCGGGACACGGAGTAG